The Meriones unguiculatus strain TT.TT164.6M chromosome 16, Bangor_MerUng_6.1, whole genome shotgun sequence genomic sequence ATGCACGCAGCTaaacatgaaaacaaatctttaaatatGGTTATAAAAGCAGAGACTTCTATCTTTCTCATTTTAAACATGGTAAACGACCCACCGGCATTGTCCCAATCTTGTCTCACACACATAGACTTATAGACATTATCTATATTTACCTTCCTTaagaaaaaaagtgtgtgtgtccctggaagTCAGAATAGAGGGGGTGtgggattccctgaaactggagtttcaggcagttgtgagctgcccagtgtggatactgggaactgaactcaggtcttcctgaAGGTCAGCAGCTGTCCTTAGCTATTGAGCCATTCCCCCAGAATGTCACtccatagccctggctgacctgaaagccagtgtgtagaccaagctggtacAGGTGCTGCTGCCGCCTAAGAGCCAGGGTTAAAGGTGAACAGCACCACACCTCGTCTTCATGTTCATTCTTAGCCTGACCTTGGGGCCCATTGTGCTCTGTGGAGGATTCCGCTGTGGACACTGCCTCACCCTCCAGCTGTGCCTCTCTCTAGGAAAGACTCAACCGCAGAAGCAGAAGGCTCAGAAAGGACCTTGGGGACCTTCAACGGCTTAAGGCTCAGGAAGAGGAGACGCTGCAGGCTCTGCAGGTGCATGTCTGAGTCCCAGGGATGATCTAGAGTCCGGAAGGACCTCTCCTTTCACTGTGGACAACTGTTTGTCCCAGGGCAGACTGTTGTGAAATTACGGCCATACAGGCTGGAAACCTGTTCAGTGCGCAGAGATTCTGAAGGAAGCCCTTCTTCTGTGGTTTCAGGTGGACTGGGGGCGTCACAGGCTAAGAACTGGGCAGCAGAACCAAGACCAAACCAAGGAGTGGCTGAAGGCCCTCCCTTGGCATTGGCTGGACCAACAAGAGGACCTACCAGTGGAGGTGGCCAAGACCCCTACCTTCTCCGAGGCAGTAACACAGCTCAGCATCCTGGTTTCTAGCCTGGAAAGGATGGCTAAGGAACTGGATGCCAGCACTCTGAAGGTGTGTTTTCTAAGGCACCCCCAAATCCAGAGAGGGATCCTTTAAATAGTAAACAACCTGCCTTCAGGTCCCCTCTGGGAGGTGTAAGGGGAGGTACTCCTGGGATATGTGGTGGCTtccatgggtgtgtgtgtgtgtgtgtgtgtgtgtgtgtgtgcgtgcatgtgtgtgcatgtgtgtggggagggtggCTTGTCCAGGACCACACTATGATAGAGCAGAAGAAGGGTATTATGCCCTTCAGCTTTCATGGTGGCATACAGAGGGTCCTTCAAGCTTGAGCTAGGAAGGGCATTCGGCAGTAAGAACCTATTAACTGACTGATTGCCACCCTTTCTCTCCCAGGATGCCAGTGACTTACTGGACAGGTAtgatcccctctctctctgtcccacaCTTGAAGACACATGCAGACCCACGTGGCATAGATGTGTATATGGGCTAAGTTAATATCAAGGAGACATACTTGGCACTTTCACACTACAAGGCCACTGGAAAGGAGACATACTTGGCACTTTCACTCTACAAGGCCACTGGAAAGGAGACATACTTGGCACTTTCACTCTACAAGGCCACTGGAAAGGAGACATACTTGGCACTTTCACTCTACAAGGCCACTGGAAAGGAGACATACTTGGCACTTTCACACTACAAGGCCACTGGAAAGGAGACATACTTGGCACTTTCACACTACAAGGCCACTGGAAGACTGAGTAGAATATGTAAGAATTTATgaatgatttgtttgtttttaggagcGCCCCACAAAAATTAGAAGGactcctctctcatcttcctcagCCAGCCCGAAGCTCAGTTAGTTCTCAGTGTTCTCACCCCACAGCTCTCACCGATGCCCTAACCGCTGACGCTTGGATACAGTCTTCCTCTTAAGCCAGACTTGAGCTGTGGCTCTCACTGTTGTGGCCAGCATTTCAGACCTCCACCATGTCCTCCGCCATGTCCGGGGCCATTTGCACAGTCTCCACATAACCTGTGACCTGGTGGTGTCACCCACTGCCCCTGGTCTCATGTGAGCATCGAGGCATCTGGATGGCACAGCAGAACGACACCCGGGGCCCGGCAGGCTTAGGGGCGATATTTCTTCTGATTCTGACAGACTGGCTGAGCTGCCCACCCTGTTCTCATGTGAGCATCGAGGCATCTGGATGGCACAGCAGAACGGCACCCGGGGCCCGGCAGGCTTAGGGGCGATATTTCTTCAGCAGAATGGCACCCGGGGCCCGGCAGGTTTAGGGGGTGATATTTCTTCAGCAGAATGGCACCTGGGGCCCGGCAGGTTTAGGGGGTGATATTTCTTCAGCAGAATGACACCCGGGGCCCGGCAGGCTTAGGGGCGATATCTCTTCTGATTCTGACAGACTGGCTGAGCTGCCCAGCCCATTTACTATGACTGTGGCAGACAGACTCAAGGGTGATTTCCACAGTTCATGctcatgtacatgtacatgtgtagCTTGTGTGTAACTCTGCAGTGTGAGTGGCATCTGTGACTTGCTTCTCATCGAAGGAAGACAGCAGAAGTGATGGAAGTCACTGCAGTGACCACGTCTTCTTCCACCGGACTCTTTCTTGCTAATAGAAGCATTCTAGAGACTCTTCTTGCCAAAGTTAGTGATGCTGAGGAGAAAGACGTGTGGGCAGCTCCTAACTTCCCAGAGCAGCCTCCATCTCCCAGCTGACAGGAATCAGGGGCCTGGATCTCACAGTTTCGATAAATTCTCCCAACGCTGTGAGTAGAGCTGGAAGTAGATCCTACTGGGACCTGGAAGTGTCCCTGCTTCTCACTCTGCCCTGCCATAGTTTCCATAAAGACCCAAAAATGgtagaaaaaattctcttttcttatttatgtatCTGTTTTGTAATAAACCTTCCTATTATTTAAATTAATGAGTCTCTCTTCTTTGCAATAGAAAGCCTTTACCATATAAGTAGGGAAAAATCAGAAAGTTAAACCTGTACATTTCAGGTAAACTGTGCAACACCTCTCAGGGGTGTGATAAAGGGCAATTGGGAGCCTGGAGCTGTTAGACAGACTGTTGCTCTTTCTGGGAAAGCAAATGGAGCCTAACCCCAGCAAGAACAGCCTGGACGTTGATggtccccttactgggaaaccataaagccacctgcctctgttaaAGGGAATAAGCTTCATGTTACCTGTGGAGGAGTATCGCTAGTGAGCTTCACTCACTAGCAGTTTTACTTCTTAGCTTAAGAAATACaaattgaggggctggagagatggctcagctgtcaaGAACTGCTCCTCTGGAGGGTCCCCAGCAttcacttggtggctcacaactgcctgaaacttCTGTTCCAAAAGAAAACACTTTCTTTTGGCCTCTACAGATGTggtccacatacatgtatataggcttgcaaacacataaaataaaagtaactaaaatgtccaatccccatccggaaaggcaaagaggatggacatcagaagaagaagaaaacaggaaacaacctaggaacctgccacagagggcctctgaaagcctctgcccttcagactatcaaagtagatgctgagcctgatgggcaactgttgggcagagtgaatggaattttatgtaagaactgg encodes the following:
- the Trim40 gene encoding E3 ubiquitin ligase TRIM40 isoform X3; translation: MVPLNKDNQEDICPICLDPPKEAVSTDCRHRFCRTCLTQHMDKASVSGALRCPVCRKPCSEGVLGDNYICCSHQKKVCRFCEASRHLLCVECLMSPEHQSHTELSIENAISHYKERLNRRSRRLRKDLGDLQRLKAQEEETLQALQVDWGRHRLRTGQQNQDQTKEWLKALPWHWLDQQEDLPVEVAKTPTFSEAVTQLSILVSSLERMAKELDASTLKDASDLLDRSAPQKLEGLLSHLPQPARSSVSSQCSHPTALTDALTADAWIQSSS
- the Trim40 gene encoding E3 ubiquitin ligase TRIM40 isoform X1, whose translation is MVPLNKDNQEDICPICLDPPKEAVSTDCRHRFCRTCLTQHMDKASVSGALRCPVCRKPCSEGVLGDNYICCSHQKKVCRFCEASRHLLCVECLMSPEHQSHTELSIENAISHYKVDWGRHRLRTGQQNQDQTKEWLKALPWHWLDQQEDLPVEVAKTPTFSEAVTQLSILVSSLERMAKELDASTLKDASDLLDRSAPQKLEGLLSHLPQPARSSVSSQCSHPTALTDALTADAWIQSSS